From one Asterias amurensis chromosome 14, ASM3211899v1 genomic stretch:
- the LOC139946872 gene encoding uncharacterized protein produces MMMYLRIFLVVLLAAYASSAPVNNGTEPNEDLGVSPTVTNPAVTTVGVSPEPNKGSSAAPVDVPTDTTVAAPTDATAAVTTVKAVTDKPATLPPTTAKLTTGPTTAGKQTTPISDKTTPPPTTPAAGPTGKDVTTGKDVVTTASPATKEPSTQKFDTASFIGGIVLGIVIVAILGFAYSFYKTRRDKNYHTL; encoded by the exons ATGATGATGTATTTGAGAATATTCCTTGTTGTTCTGCTGGCAGCATACGCTTCGTCTGCCCCTG tAAATAATGGAACAGAACCAAATGAAGATCTGGGTGTTTCCCCAACAGTGACGAACCCAGCAGTAACAACTG TGGGTGTTTCCCCAGAACCAAATAAAGGATCATCAGCTGCCCCAGTGGATGTGCCAACTGATACAACTGTAGCAGCGCCGACAGATGCCACCGCAGCAGTCACAACTGTAAAAGCTG TTACTGATAAACCAGCAACCCTGCCACCAACTACAGCAAAATTAACAACAGGGCCAACAACGGCAGGAAAGCAAACCACCCCGATCTCCGACAAAACAACGCCACCCCCAACAACTCCCGCTGCTGGACCAACCGGAAAGGACGTAACCACCGGAAAGGACGTCGTAACAACTGCATCCCCCGCGACGAAAGAACCTTCCACTCAAAAGTTTGACACGGCCAGTTTTATTGGCGGGATCGTCTTAGGCATTGTAATCGTCGCTATACTCGGGTTTGCATACAGCTTCTACAAAACTCGACGGGACAAGAACTACCACACTCTTTAA
- the LOC139946871 gene encoding uncharacterized protein: protein MDSRAIMGCILEHLGDIFWQEFKEQDTIDDASERQLFQGILCQKMDINTHRCRLVNFLLLLVRLVDGQDVEAIYKDNQQCTPLEDALGCFKLVMSDFECGCTQKEVEHFQNILKEQAVIVCCRAGDFNKALLVFLSLFGDTIKEDPSKPNPRVKVQRQLQAFINEKKVSQRFLDLHSYEIFLQEAKTILEKVHSAFSPPVLLAVQKKAEQKQGITDDDKSSSSSMVIASSSEGTSSRRSSPLKGLRKMSRSRLDRGDHPMSDEASNENGSITSETDDNCGNPKGLRFISPRKRKCRGTKGDSNDREKSVYTLAVLEAAVPSLTDEDWADIRGTSNPFQDDSPPKRQKANSRDANNACSAPSLDQSQSPIAAPSLDQSQMPIDAPSLDQSQTPIDALSVDQSQTPIDAPSLDQSHSPIAAVDPQSPNDLGLQSPTVSTPKRGRSIRDRQYQPNRNRVRDNTSPPERAADSSDDLMSSGSSSGITTTSFPTLKSPKVRHSLDPSHAFRQLSRKKQFWSYEECKLLKKAVDRFGVGKWSEMNMAYDFNGRTNVNLKDKWRNMVKNGEV from the exons ATGGATTCACGTGCCATTATGGGGTGTATTCTGGAGCATCTGGGTGATATATTCTGGCAAGAATTCAAGGAACAAGACACTATAGATGATGCATCTGAAAGGCAACTTTTTCAAG GGATACTGTGCCAGAAGATGGACATCAATACCCATAGGTGCCGACTCGTTAACTTCTTGCTGCTTCTGGTGCGCCTTGTTGACGGTCAAGATGTCGAGGCCATTTATAAGGACAACCAACAATGCACGCCCCTCGAAGACGCTCTCGGATGTTTCAAATTGGTCATGTCAGACTTTGAGTGTGGCTGCACGCAGAAAGAAGttgaacattttcaaaacatcctGAAGGAACAG GCTGTGATTGTATGCTGTAGAGCAGGAGATTTCAACAAAGCCCTTCTTGTGTTCCTGAGTTTATTTGGCGATACTATAAAAGAGGACCCTTCTAAACCAAACCCAAGG GTCAAGGTTCAGCGGCAGCTCCAGGCCTTCATTAATGAAAAGAAAGTCAGTCAGAGATTCCTGGATCTCCACTCCTATGAGATCTTCCTACAAGAAGCAAAGACAATCTTAGAGAAGGTTCACAGCGCATTCAGTCCTCCTGTGTTACTCGCG GTACAAAAGAAAGCTGAACAGAAACAAGGAATCACTGATGATGACAAATCCTCGTCGTCATCGATGGTTATTGCCTCGTCCAGTGAGGGCACATCTTCAAGACGATCCTCTCCGCTAAAAG gtctCCGGAAGATGTCACGCAGCAGGTTGGACAGAGGTGATCATCCGATGTCGGATGAGGCATCGAACGAGAATGGGTCGATTACTTCCGAGACTGATGACAACTGTGGCAATCCGAAGGGACTGAGGTTTATTTCACCACGCAAGAGAAAGTGTAGAGGGACAAAGGGAGACAGTAATGACCGTGAAAAGAG CGTCTACACCTTGGCAGTGTTGGAAGCTGCCGTGCCTTCACTGACAGACGAAGACTGGGCGGACATCAGAGGAACGTCTAATCCGTTT CAAGATGACTCTCCACCGAAGAGACAGAAAGCAAATTCGAGAGATGCAAACAACGCGTGTTCTGCACCCTCTCTGGATCAGAGCCAGTCGCCGATCGCTGCACCCTCTCTGGATCAGAGCCAGATGCCGATCGATGCACCCTCTCTGGATCAGAGCCAGACGCCGATCGATGCACTCTCTGTGGATCAGAGCCAGACGCCGATCGATGCACCCTCTCTGGATCAAAGCCATTCGCCGATAGCTGCAGTAGACCCTCAATCCCCCAACGATCTTGGACTCCAGAGTCCGACAGTGTCTACTCCAAAGAG GGGAAGATCAATCAGGGACCGGCAGTACCAACCAAACAGAAACAGGGTCCGGGATAACACATCACCGCCAGAGAGAGCAGCAGACTCATCAGATGATCTTATGTCTTCTGGGTCTAGCTCCGGAATAACCACCA CGAGCTTCCCAACCCTAAAGTCGCCGAAAGTACGGCATAGTTTAGACCCTAGTCATGCCTTCAGACAGCTGAGTAGGAAGAAGCAGTTCTGGTCTTATGAAGAATGCAAACTGTTAAAGAAAGCCGTGGATAGGTTTGGTGTCGGCAAGTGGTCTGAAATGAATATGGCGTACGATTTCAACGGGCGGACCAACGTCAATCTGAAGGATAAATGGCGTAATATGGTTAAAAATGGGGAAGTCTGA